From the genome of Populus alba chromosome 10, ASM523922v2, whole genome shotgun sequence, one region includes:
- the LOC118043257 gene encoding calmodulin-binding transcription activator 3 isoform X2, whose amino-acid sequence MLMAETRRYIPDHTINIEQILEEAKHRWLRPTEILEILRNYQKFKLTAEPPARPAAGSMFLFDRKALRYFRKDGHRWRKKKDGKTVREAHEKLKAGSVDVLHCYYAHGEDNENFQRRCYWMLDGQLEHIVFVHYREVREVYFVDLHSLYLSQDSMGNKSGVSRLLEDSGTQVENLQPSPVTSFAQAASPASTVQTSYASSPNRIDRNGKALSSEFEDVDSRNGPGTSSLAQSIHGSMSHISSLLSPRVEGFHMLPKNPPGSWLAGAKFDLGTQSSLLPEISSSERSISRLPGQKFFADQPGGAEFITNKLTDATLEGIAVPNTVVSATGLITDRIATPQNELDFNLISPQPHNLSGTQTVAASTAQVENKANDGGANNIESGELKKLDSFGRWMDKEIGVDCDDSLMASDSGNYWSTLSAENEDKEVSSLSHHMQLDIDSLGPSLSQDQLFSIRDFSPDWAYSGVDTKVLIIGTFLGSKKFSSETIWGCMFGEIEVSAEVLNDFVIRCQVPQHAPGRVPFYVTCRNRLSCSEVREFEYRENPFGTASLPAESAQQEEILFQMRLSKLLYLDPGMKSLNCSIEDCERCKIRSTLFSLRNDSKRDLGKVQDNCMVAVGDGIGFRDKLIQSLLMDRLCEWLACKFHEGGKGSDVLDGEGQGVIHLAASLGYEWAMNLIVAASGNPNFRDARGRTALHWASYFGREETVIALIRLDADPTAVDDPNPAFPGGQSAADLASCRGHKGISGYLAEAFLSRHLSSLKIDQNEMDHDTAAMAAEKETDIAAQVASLSSKGENELLSLKGSLAAVRKSARAVALIHAAYRTSSFRQRQLAKSSDDISEISLDLAALGSLNMVQRRGHFEDYLHSAAVKIQQKYRGWKGRKDFLKIRNRIVKIQAHVRGHQVRKQYKKVVWSVGIVEKAILRWRRKRTGLRGFRLEKKIGDVKAESEKADEYDFLRISRKQKFAGVEKALARVTSMVHNPEAREQYMRMVTKFENIKMGDEGCSVSQQDESPR is encoded by the exons ATGTTGATGGCTGAGACTAGAAGATACATCCCTGATCATACAATAA ATATAGAGCAGATATTGGAAGAAGCAAAGCACCGTTGGCTTCGACCTACTGAAATATTGGAAATTCTCCGCAATTACCAGAAGTTTAAGTTGACTGCAGAGCCACCAGCTAGGCCTGCAG CTGGGTCTATGTTCTTGTTTGATCGAAAAGCACTTAGATATTTTCGTAAAGATGGTCATCGttggaggaagaaaaaagatgggAAAACTGTCCGAGAAGCTCACGAAAAGTTGAAG GCTGGCAGTGTGGATGTTCTCCATTGTTACTATGCCCATGGGGAGGATAATGAGAACTTTCAGCGGCGGTGCTATTGGATGCTTGATGG GCAGTTAGAGCATATTGTTTTTGTACACTACAGAGAAGTGAGAGAGGTATACTTTGTTGATCTACACTCTCTCTATCTATCTCAGGATTCTATG GGAAACAAGTCTGGTGTATCACGTTTACTAGAAGATTCAGGTACACAGGTTGAAAACCTTCAACCCAGTCCGGTGACTTCCTTTGCACAAGCAGCCTCACCTGCATCTACAGTTCAGACATCTTATGCATCAAGTCCAAACAGAATTGACAGGAATGGAAAAGCATTATCTTCAGAATTCGAGGATGTGGATTCTAGGAATGGTCCAGGAACCTCTTCTCTTGCTCAATCAATTCATGGCTCTATGTCACATATTTCTTCTTTACTTTCCCCCAGAGTTGAAG GATTCCATATGTTACCAAAGAATCCTCCTGGATCATGGCTTGCAGGAGCAAAATTTGATCTTGGCACACAATCATCTCTGTTGCCTGAAATTAGCAGCTCTGAACGAAGTATATCTAGATTGCCTGGCCAGAAATTTTTTGCTGACCAACCTGGTGGAGCTGAGTTCATTACTAATAAGCTAACAGATGCTACATTAGAGGGTATTGCAGTTCCGAATACTGTGGTTAGTGCAACTGGATTGATCACTGATAGAATAGCAACTCCTCAAAAT GAGCttgatttcaatttgatttctcCCCAACCTCATAATCTCTCTGGGACTCAAACAGTAGCTGCTTCTACTGCCCAAGTTGAGAACAAAGCCAATGATGGAGGTGCAAATAATATTGAATCAGGAGAGCTAAAGAAACTTGACAGTTTCGGAAGATGGATGGATAAAGAAATTGGTGTAGATTGTGATGATTCTTTGATGGCTTCAGATTCCGGCAATTATTGGAGTACCCTGAGTGCTGAGAATGAAGACAAGGAAGTTTCAAGTTTGTCGCACCATATGCAGTTGGACATTGATTCACTGGGCCCTTCTCTTTCCCAGGACCAGCTATTTAGCATCCGTGATTTCTCACCGGATTGGGCTTATTCTGGTGTTGACACGAAG GTTCTGATCATTGGTACATTCTTGGGAAGCAAGAAGTTTTCCAGTGAAACTATATGGGGTTGTATGTTTGGTGAGATTGAAGTTTCTGCCGAGGTTTTGAATGATTTTGTCATCCGATGTCAAGTTCCTCAACATGCTCCTGGGCGTGTTCCATTTTATGTCACCTGTCGTAACAGACTATCATGCAGTGAGGTTAGGGAATTTGAATATCGTGAAAATCCTTTTGGAACTGCTTCTTTGCCTGCTGAAAGTGCTCAACAGGAGGAAATTCTTTTTCAAATGCGTTTATCAAAGTTATTATATTTAGACCCTGGGATGAAGTCGTTGAATTGCTCCATCGAGGATTGTGAAAGATGCAAAATAAGAAGTACTTTATTTTCCTTGAGAAATGATAGTAAAAGGGATTTGGGAAAGGTCCAAGATAATTGTATGGTCGCTGTAGGTGATGGCATTGGTTTTAGAGATAAGTTGATCCAAAGTTTACTGATGGACAGACTTTGTGAGTGGCTGGCCTGTAAATTTCATGAAGGAGGTAAAGGATCAGATGTTTTGGATGGAGAAGGTCAAGGAGTCATCCACTTGGCTGCCAGTCTTGGTTATGAATGGGCCATGAACCTCATAGTTGCTGCCAGTGGCAATCCCAATTTTAGAGATGCACGAGGTAGAACTGCGCTTCATTGGGCATCATATTTTGGGAG AGAAGAAACAGTGATTGCACTCATTAGATTGGATGCGGATCCAACTGCTGTTGATGATCCAAATCCAGCATTTCCTGGAGGACAAAGTGCAGCTGATTTAGCTTCATGTCGTGGCCACAAAGGAATCTCTGGATACTTGGCTGAAGCTTTTTTAAGTAGGCATCTTTCATCATTGAAAATTGACCAAAATGAGATGGATCATGATACTGCAGCTATGGCAGCTGAAAAGGAAACTGATATTGCAGCCCAAGTTGCCTCTTTGTCAAGTAAGGGAGAAAACGAACTGCTTTCCTTGAAAGGGTCTCTGGCTGCTGTCAGAAAATCTGCTCGTGCAGTGGCTCTCATTCATGCTGCCTATCGAACAAGTTCTTTCCGTCAAAGACAATTAGCAAAGAGCAGTGATGATATTTCTGAAATTTCACTTGACCTAGCTGCCCTTGGTTCTTTAAACATGGTTCAAAGAAGGGGTCACTTTGAAGATTATTTACATTCTGCAGCTGTAAAGATCCAGCAAAAGTATCGTGGCTGGAAGGGAAGgaaagattttttgaaaatacgcAATCGAATTGTAAAAATTCAG GCTCATGTGAGAGGACATCAAGTTCGAAAGCAGTACAAAAAGGTAGTTTGGTCAGTTGGCATTGTTGAAAAGGCCATATTGCGATGGAGGCGGAAACGTACTGGTTTGCGGGGATTTcggttggaaaagaaaattggaGATGTTAAAGCAGAATCTGAGAAAGCAGACGAATATGATTTTCTGAGAATAAGCCGCAAACAGAAATTTGCTGGAGTTGAAAAGGCTCTGGCAAGAGTAACATCAATGGTTCACAATCCAGAAGCACGTGAGCAGTACATGAGGATGGTTACAAAATTTGAGAATATCAAG ATGGGTGACGAAGGGTGTAGTGTATCCCAGCAGGATGAAAGTCCCAGATAG
- the LOC118043257 gene encoding calmodulin-binding transcription activator 3 isoform X3 codes for MLMAETRRYIPDHTINIEQILEEAKHRWLRPTEILEILRNYQKFKLTAEPPARPAAGSMFLFDRKALRYFRKDGHRWRKKKDGKTVREAHEKLKAGSVDVLHCYYAHGEDNENFQRRCYWMLDGQLEHIVFVHYREVREVYFVDLHSLYLSQDSMGNKSGVSRLLEDSGTQVENLQPSPVTSFAQAASPASTVQTSYASSPNRIDRNGKALSSEFEDVDSRNGPGTSSLAQSIHGSMSHISSLLSPRVEGFHMLPKNPPGSWLAGAKFDLGTQSSLLPEISSSERSISRLPGQKFFADQPGGAEFITNKLTDATLEGIAVPNTVVSATGLITDRIATPQNVIQELDFNLISPQPHNLSGTQTVAASTAQVENKANDGGANNIESGELKKLDSFGRWMDKEIGVDCDDSLMASDSGNYWSTLSAENEDKEVSSLSHHMQLDIDSLGPSLSQDQLFSIRDFSPDWAYSGVDTKVLIIGTFLGSKKFSSETIWGCMFGEIEVSAEVLNDFVIRCQVPQHAPGRVPFYVTCRNRLSCSEVREFEYRENPFGTASLPAESAQQEEILFQMRLSKLLYLDPGMKSLNCSIEDCERCKIRSTLFSLRNDSKRDLGKVQDNCMVAVGDGIGFRDKLIQSLLMDRLCEWLACKFHEGGKGSDVLDGEGQGVIHLAASLGYEWAMNLIVAASGNPNFRDARGRTALHWASYFGREETVIALIRLDADPTAVDDPNPAFPGGQSAADLASCRGHKGISGYLAEAFLSRHLSSLKIDQNEMDHDTAAMAAEKETDIAAQVASLSSKGENELLSLKGSLAAVRKSARAVALIHAAYRTSSFRQRQLAKSSDDISEISLDLAALGSLNMVQRRGHFEDYLHSAAVKIQQKYRGWKGRKDFLKIRNRIVKIQAHVRGHQVRKQYKKVVWSVGIVEKAILRWRRKRTGLRGFRLEKKIGDVKAESEKADEYDFLRISRKQKFAGVEKALARVTSMVHNPEAREQYMRMVTKFENIKVRKQKEKR; via the exons ATGTTGATGGCTGAGACTAGAAGATACATCCCTGATCATACAATAA ATATAGAGCAGATATTGGAAGAAGCAAAGCACCGTTGGCTTCGACCTACTGAAATATTGGAAATTCTCCGCAATTACCAGAAGTTTAAGTTGACTGCAGAGCCACCAGCTAGGCCTGCAG CTGGGTCTATGTTCTTGTTTGATCGAAAAGCACTTAGATATTTTCGTAAAGATGGTCATCGttggaggaagaaaaaagatgggAAAACTGTCCGAGAAGCTCACGAAAAGTTGAAG GCTGGCAGTGTGGATGTTCTCCATTGTTACTATGCCCATGGGGAGGATAATGAGAACTTTCAGCGGCGGTGCTATTGGATGCTTGATGG GCAGTTAGAGCATATTGTTTTTGTACACTACAGAGAAGTGAGAGAGGTATACTTTGTTGATCTACACTCTCTCTATCTATCTCAGGATTCTATG GGAAACAAGTCTGGTGTATCACGTTTACTAGAAGATTCAGGTACACAGGTTGAAAACCTTCAACCCAGTCCGGTGACTTCCTTTGCACAAGCAGCCTCACCTGCATCTACAGTTCAGACATCTTATGCATCAAGTCCAAACAGAATTGACAGGAATGGAAAAGCATTATCTTCAGAATTCGAGGATGTGGATTCTAGGAATGGTCCAGGAACCTCTTCTCTTGCTCAATCAATTCATGGCTCTATGTCACATATTTCTTCTTTACTTTCCCCCAGAGTTGAAG GATTCCATATGTTACCAAAGAATCCTCCTGGATCATGGCTTGCAGGAGCAAAATTTGATCTTGGCACACAATCATCTCTGTTGCCTGAAATTAGCAGCTCTGAACGAAGTATATCTAGATTGCCTGGCCAGAAATTTTTTGCTGACCAACCTGGTGGAGCTGAGTTCATTACTAATAAGCTAACAGATGCTACATTAGAGGGTATTGCAGTTCCGAATACTGTGGTTAGTGCAACTGGATTGATCACTGATAGAATAGCAACTCCTCAAAATGTAATCCAG GAGCttgatttcaatttgatttctcCCCAACCTCATAATCTCTCTGGGACTCAAACAGTAGCTGCTTCTACTGCCCAAGTTGAGAACAAAGCCAATGATGGAGGTGCAAATAATATTGAATCAGGAGAGCTAAAGAAACTTGACAGTTTCGGAAGATGGATGGATAAAGAAATTGGTGTAGATTGTGATGATTCTTTGATGGCTTCAGATTCCGGCAATTATTGGAGTACCCTGAGTGCTGAGAATGAAGACAAGGAAGTTTCAAGTTTGTCGCACCATATGCAGTTGGACATTGATTCACTGGGCCCTTCTCTTTCCCAGGACCAGCTATTTAGCATCCGTGATTTCTCACCGGATTGGGCTTATTCTGGTGTTGACACGAAG GTTCTGATCATTGGTACATTCTTGGGAAGCAAGAAGTTTTCCAGTGAAACTATATGGGGTTGTATGTTTGGTGAGATTGAAGTTTCTGCCGAGGTTTTGAATGATTTTGTCATCCGATGTCAAGTTCCTCAACATGCTCCTGGGCGTGTTCCATTTTATGTCACCTGTCGTAACAGACTATCATGCAGTGAGGTTAGGGAATTTGAATATCGTGAAAATCCTTTTGGAACTGCTTCTTTGCCTGCTGAAAGTGCTCAACAGGAGGAAATTCTTTTTCAAATGCGTTTATCAAAGTTATTATATTTAGACCCTGGGATGAAGTCGTTGAATTGCTCCATCGAGGATTGTGAAAGATGCAAAATAAGAAGTACTTTATTTTCCTTGAGAAATGATAGTAAAAGGGATTTGGGAAAGGTCCAAGATAATTGTATGGTCGCTGTAGGTGATGGCATTGGTTTTAGAGATAAGTTGATCCAAAGTTTACTGATGGACAGACTTTGTGAGTGGCTGGCCTGTAAATTTCATGAAGGAGGTAAAGGATCAGATGTTTTGGATGGAGAAGGTCAAGGAGTCATCCACTTGGCTGCCAGTCTTGGTTATGAATGGGCCATGAACCTCATAGTTGCTGCCAGTGGCAATCCCAATTTTAGAGATGCACGAGGTAGAACTGCGCTTCATTGGGCATCATATTTTGGGAG AGAAGAAACAGTGATTGCACTCATTAGATTGGATGCGGATCCAACTGCTGTTGATGATCCAAATCCAGCATTTCCTGGAGGACAAAGTGCAGCTGATTTAGCTTCATGTCGTGGCCACAAAGGAATCTCTGGATACTTGGCTGAAGCTTTTTTAAGTAGGCATCTTTCATCATTGAAAATTGACCAAAATGAGATGGATCATGATACTGCAGCTATGGCAGCTGAAAAGGAAACTGATATTGCAGCCCAAGTTGCCTCTTTGTCAAGTAAGGGAGAAAACGAACTGCTTTCCTTGAAAGGGTCTCTGGCTGCTGTCAGAAAATCTGCTCGTGCAGTGGCTCTCATTCATGCTGCCTATCGAACAAGTTCTTTCCGTCAAAGACAATTAGCAAAGAGCAGTGATGATATTTCTGAAATTTCACTTGACCTAGCTGCCCTTGGTTCTTTAAACATGGTTCAAAGAAGGGGTCACTTTGAAGATTATTTACATTCTGCAGCTGTAAAGATCCAGCAAAAGTATCGTGGCTGGAAGGGAAGgaaagattttttgaaaatacgcAATCGAATTGTAAAAATTCAG GCTCATGTGAGAGGACATCAAGTTCGAAAGCAGTACAAAAAGGTAGTTTGGTCAGTTGGCATTGTTGAAAAGGCCATATTGCGATGGAGGCGGAAACGTACTGGTTTGCGGGGATTTcggttggaaaagaaaattggaGATGTTAAAGCAGAATCTGAGAAAGCAGACGAATATGATTTTCTGAGAATAAGCCGCAAACAGAAATTTGCTGGAGTTGAAAAGGCTCTGGCAAGAGTAACATCAATGGTTCACAATCCAGAAGCACGTGAGCAGTACATGAGGATGGTTACAAAATTTGAGAATATCAAG GTAAGGAAGCAAAAGGAGAAAAGGTGA
- the LOC118043257 gene encoding calmodulin-binding transcription activator 3 isoform X5, with protein sequence MLMAETRRYIPDHTINIEQILEEAKHRWLRPTEILEILRNYQKFKLTAEPPARPAAGSMFLFDRKALRYFRKDGHRWRKKKDGKTVREAHEKLKAGSVDVLHCYYAHGEDNENFQRRCYWMLDGQLEHIVFVHYREVREVYFVDLHSLYLSQDSMGNKSGVSRLLEDSGTQVENLQPSPVTSFAQAASPASTVQTSYASSPNRIDRNGKALSSEFEDVDSRNGPGTSSLAQSIHGSMSHISSLLSPRVEGFHMLPKNPPGSWLAGAKFDLGTQSSLLPEISSSERSISRLPGQKFFADQPGGAEFITNKLTDATLEGIAVPNTVELDFNLISPQPHNLSGTQTVAASTAQVENKANDGGANNIESGELKKLDSFGRWMDKEIGVDCDDSLMASDSGNYWSTLSAENEDKEVSSLSHHMQLDIDSLGPSLSQDQLFSIRDFSPDWAYSGVDTKVLIIGTFLGSKKFSSETIWGCMFGEIEVSAEVLNDFVIRCQVPQHAPGRVPFYVTCRNRLSCSEVREFEYRENPFGTASLPAESAQQEEILFQMRLSKLLYLDPGMKSLNCSIEDCERCKIRSTLFSLRNDSKRDLGKVQDNCMVAVGDGIGFRDKLIQSLLMDRLCEWLACKFHEGGKGSDVLDGEGQGVIHLAASLGYEWAMNLIVAASGNPNFRDARGRTALHWASYFGREETVIALIRLDADPTAVDDPNPAFPGGQSAADLASCRGHKGISGYLAEAFLSRHLSSLKIDQNEMDHDTAAMAAEKETDIAAQVASLSSKGENELLSLKGSLAAVRKSARAVALIHAAYRTSSFRQRQLAKSSDDISEISLDLAALGSLNMVQRRGHFEDYLHSAAVKIQQKYRGWKGRKDFLKIRNRIVKIQAHVRGHQVRKQYKKVVWSVGIVEKAILRWRRKRTGLRGFRLEKKIGDVKAESEKADEYDFLRISRKQKFAGVEKALARVTSMVHNPEAREQYMRMVTKFENIKMGDEGCSVSQQDESPR encoded by the exons ATGTTGATGGCTGAGACTAGAAGATACATCCCTGATCATACAATAA ATATAGAGCAGATATTGGAAGAAGCAAAGCACCGTTGGCTTCGACCTACTGAAATATTGGAAATTCTCCGCAATTACCAGAAGTTTAAGTTGACTGCAGAGCCACCAGCTAGGCCTGCAG CTGGGTCTATGTTCTTGTTTGATCGAAAAGCACTTAGATATTTTCGTAAAGATGGTCATCGttggaggaagaaaaaagatgggAAAACTGTCCGAGAAGCTCACGAAAAGTTGAAG GCTGGCAGTGTGGATGTTCTCCATTGTTACTATGCCCATGGGGAGGATAATGAGAACTTTCAGCGGCGGTGCTATTGGATGCTTGATGG GCAGTTAGAGCATATTGTTTTTGTACACTACAGAGAAGTGAGAGAGGTATACTTTGTTGATCTACACTCTCTCTATCTATCTCAGGATTCTATG GGAAACAAGTCTGGTGTATCACGTTTACTAGAAGATTCAGGTACACAGGTTGAAAACCTTCAACCCAGTCCGGTGACTTCCTTTGCACAAGCAGCCTCACCTGCATCTACAGTTCAGACATCTTATGCATCAAGTCCAAACAGAATTGACAGGAATGGAAAAGCATTATCTTCAGAATTCGAGGATGTGGATTCTAGGAATGGTCCAGGAACCTCTTCTCTTGCTCAATCAATTCATGGCTCTATGTCACATATTTCTTCTTTACTTTCCCCCAGAGTTGAAG GATTCCATATGTTACCAAAGAATCCTCCTGGATCATGGCTTGCAGGAGCAAAATTTGATCTTGGCACACAATCATCTCTGTTGCCTGAAATTAGCAGCTCTGAACGAAGTATATCTAGATTGCCTGGCCAGAAATTTTTTGCTGACCAACCTGGTGGAGCTGAGTTCATTACTAATAAGCTAACAGATGCTACATTAGAGGGTATTGCAGTTCCGAATACTGTG GAGCttgatttcaatttgatttctcCCCAACCTCATAATCTCTCTGGGACTCAAACAGTAGCTGCTTCTACTGCCCAAGTTGAGAACAAAGCCAATGATGGAGGTGCAAATAATATTGAATCAGGAGAGCTAAAGAAACTTGACAGTTTCGGAAGATGGATGGATAAAGAAATTGGTGTAGATTGTGATGATTCTTTGATGGCTTCAGATTCCGGCAATTATTGGAGTACCCTGAGTGCTGAGAATGAAGACAAGGAAGTTTCAAGTTTGTCGCACCATATGCAGTTGGACATTGATTCACTGGGCCCTTCTCTTTCCCAGGACCAGCTATTTAGCATCCGTGATTTCTCACCGGATTGGGCTTATTCTGGTGTTGACACGAAG GTTCTGATCATTGGTACATTCTTGGGAAGCAAGAAGTTTTCCAGTGAAACTATATGGGGTTGTATGTTTGGTGAGATTGAAGTTTCTGCCGAGGTTTTGAATGATTTTGTCATCCGATGTCAAGTTCCTCAACATGCTCCTGGGCGTGTTCCATTTTATGTCACCTGTCGTAACAGACTATCATGCAGTGAGGTTAGGGAATTTGAATATCGTGAAAATCCTTTTGGAACTGCTTCTTTGCCTGCTGAAAGTGCTCAACAGGAGGAAATTCTTTTTCAAATGCGTTTATCAAAGTTATTATATTTAGACCCTGGGATGAAGTCGTTGAATTGCTCCATCGAGGATTGTGAAAGATGCAAAATAAGAAGTACTTTATTTTCCTTGAGAAATGATAGTAAAAGGGATTTGGGAAAGGTCCAAGATAATTGTATGGTCGCTGTAGGTGATGGCATTGGTTTTAGAGATAAGTTGATCCAAAGTTTACTGATGGACAGACTTTGTGAGTGGCTGGCCTGTAAATTTCATGAAGGAGGTAAAGGATCAGATGTTTTGGATGGAGAAGGTCAAGGAGTCATCCACTTGGCTGCCAGTCTTGGTTATGAATGGGCCATGAACCTCATAGTTGCTGCCAGTGGCAATCCCAATTTTAGAGATGCACGAGGTAGAACTGCGCTTCATTGGGCATCATATTTTGGGAG AGAAGAAACAGTGATTGCACTCATTAGATTGGATGCGGATCCAACTGCTGTTGATGATCCAAATCCAGCATTTCCTGGAGGACAAAGTGCAGCTGATTTAGCTTCATGTCGTGGCCACAAAGGAATCTCTGGATACTTGGCTGAAGCTTTTTTAAGTAGGCATCTTTCATCATTGAAAATTGACCAAAATGAGATGGATCATGATACTGCAGCTATGGCAGCTGAAAAGGAAACTGATATTGCAGCCCAAGTTGCCTCTTTGTCAAGTAAGGGAGAAAACGAACTGCTTTCCTTGAAAGGGTCTCTGGCTGCTGTCAGAAAATCTGCTCGTGCAGTGGCTCTCATTCATGCTGCCTATCGAACAAGTTCTTTCCGTCAAAGACAATTAGCAAAGAGCAGTGATGATATTTCTGAAATTTCACTTGACCTAGCTGCCCTTGGTTCTTTAAACATGGTTCAAAGAAGGGGTCACTTTGAAGATTATTTACATTCTGCAGCTGTAAAGATCCAGCAAAAGTATCGTGGCTGGAAGGGAAGgaaagattttttgaaaatacgcAATCGAATTGTAAAAATTCAG GCTCATGTGAGAGGACATCAAGTTCGAAAGCAGTACAAAAAGGTAGTTTGGTCAGTTGGCATTGTTGAAAAGGCCATATTGCGATGGAGGCGGAAACGTACTGGTTTGCGGGGATTTcggttggaaaagaaaattggaGATGTTAAAGCAGAATCTGAGAAAGCAGACGAATATGATTTTCTGAGAATAAGCCGCAAACAGAAATTTGCTGGAGTTGAAAAGGCTCTGGCAAGAGTAACATCAATGGTTCACAATCCAGAAGCACGTGAGCAGTACATGAGGATGGTTACAAAATTTGAGAATATCAAG ATGGGTGACGAAGGGTGTAGTGTATCCCAGCAGGATGAAAGTCCCAGATAG